A region of the Thioploca ingrica genome:
ATTACTCAGTAAATTGAATAAGATTTGTCTCACTTTAGTTAAATCAGTATGTACTTCACCTAAATTATTTTCACCCAGTAATTGTAAATTATTGGCTCGATTTTCTAATAGCGGTTGGATGGTGTTGATTACGCTCTGAATCATGAAATTTAAATCGAAATCTTCGGCAAATAATTGCATTTTACCAACTTCAATTCGAGAAATATCGAGGATACCATCAATAACACCGAGTAAAAGTTTAGCAGCAGCATGGACACTTTTAATATCTTTAAGCAAATTAGGACGCTCGAGTTCTTTAATTTCCTCCTCTAACATCTCGCTATAACCCACAATCACATTCATGGGCGTCCGCAGTTCATGTCCCATATTGGCTAAAAATTGGCTCTTAGAGAGACTCGCTTGTTCGGCTTTTTGTTTGGCTTGTTGCAACTCGATAGCAGCCCACTTTTGTCTGGTGATATTTTCCACATGGGACCAAGCATAATAAGTTCCCTCTCTTTCGATGATGAGCGCAGACAATCTAACGGGGACATAATAGCCATCTTTATGCCGATATTCTTTTTCATAAGGTCCATAGCGTTCACCGGGTTTCAAGGTTTGTAATTGGGCTTTCTCAGCGGCGATATCTTCCTCGACGACAATATCGTTCCAATAATTTAGTTTTAAGGTCTCTGCAACATGGCGACCAATAATTTGGGCATAAGCGGGATTCACGGTCACTAAAGTGCCATCCAAACGCCATAATCCAAGACCAATCAAAGCTGCTTTCAATAAATCTTGAGTCTCTTGTTTGTTTTCTTGCAGACTTTTATAAGCTTTTTGGAGATTAAGACGCAGTTGATTAATAGCAATAACAATCTGTTCTAATTCATCCGCCGGCGATTTATTCTCCTCAGTCCGATCTAAAACGAGCCGCTGCTCTAATGGTTCAGACTCCAGATATTGAACATAATTGGCAATTTTATGCACATGCCGAATAATCCAATAGTGAGAAATCCATAAAATAATCAGCGCAAAACCACCCATAAGAAGCGCGTTGGTCGCTAATAGGATTAAACCTTGATTGAACAAGGGTTTATTAACATTGGCCCGCTCAGCCATGACCTGTAAGGTACCGACATAATTTTTGGCTTTTGATGAGAAAATAGGAAAATCTTTAGTCAAAACAGCGTGGTTGGGGGGTTGTCCTTGGGCGGCTACAATTTGATTATGAAAAGTAATCGAGATATATTGCACCTCTGCCAACTGCAAAATCCCTTCAAGCAGAGCATGAAGTTGTTTTTGGTTATTTTGCCATAAGTGATAAGAAATGACTTGTAAATAACTGTCACTGATTTGCTGGAGACGCCTTTCAATCTTTTGGAGATCCTGTTTATAATCGAGGTACAATTGTAATGTAGTGATAAATAAAGTCACTACGATGCTAAATAATATGACATAAAGATTAAAGCGATCAGCAATCTTATGTTTAACAGAAAAAATTTTTGAGTTAATCATCTCTATACAACTATGCCCATCTTAAAGCGACAAAACATTCTTAACACCCAAATACGTTACCCCCACCCTAATCCGATTTTTGTCCTCATAGCTATTAATGGCATCTAATAACATTATAAAATATCTAAATGATTGTAATATGACAACCCTTTTAGAAAAATAAGTCAGAATAATATGGGGTATCCTCTCGAAGAAAATCCATTTAACCTCAATAGCCTTAGTTTTAATTAAAAATTCCTCTTTTTAAAGAAATTGATTACCAAACTAGCAAAATATAAATACAATTAATTTATTAGTGTGACTTTAAACATGATAACATATCGCCCTCGGACAAAAATAGACTAGCCAACCATTCTTCATTATTTAATGGATGAAATCATGTACGTCGCTAACTACATTGATCAACAACTTTTTAATTCCCAACAATTTGAAAATGAGTTAACCGCGAATGGTTCTAAGCTAAACATTTTTCGCAATGCGTTGCAACAAGGACAGCGTATTTTGAAAACCCGGTTTCAAGCAACTCATAATGCGACTGAATATGTTAATCAACGTACTTGGCTAGTGGATCAAATGATCTTGCAAATCCAGCAGCAATTGTGCACTTGTCCGGATACCAAACAAGTCGCCATTGTGGCAGTCGGCGGTTATGGACGTGGGGAACTTCACCCCGGTTCTGATATTGATCTCCTGTTTTTATTAAGTCAACCACCCAATTTGGCCACTCAAAACTGCATTGAACGCTTTATAACCTTTTTATGGGATATTCGTTTGGAAGTGGGGCAAAGTGTTCGCACCTTAGCTGAATGTGAGCAACAAGTGGCTAATGATATCAGTGTGGCAACTAATTTGATGGAAGCGCGTTTAATTACCGGCTCAGCAGACTTATTCACAGAAATGCAGTTCCGGTTATCTTCGGATAACATTTGGAGAAGTAAAGATTTTTTTGCCGCCAAATTAGCAGAACAGAAACAACGTCATCTAAAATATCATGATACGGCTTACAATTTAGAGCCCAATATTAAAGAAGGTCCTGGTGGCTTACGTGATATTCAAACCATTGCTTGGGTAGCTAAGCGTCACTTTAATGCCAGCACTTTACATGATTTAGTCGAGCAGGGTTTTATCACTGAAAAAGAATATCACTCGCTGCTCAAAGCACAAGCTTTTCTATGGCAAATTCGCTGCTTTCTCCATCTGATTGCGAATCGACGTGAAGACCGCTTATTGTTTGATTATCAACGGACTCTCGCTACTGCTTTAGGTTATACCGATGATGAAGCTGGCTTAGGGGTCGAGAAATTAATGAAGCAATATTATCGTACTGCTAAAGAGATAAGCAGTCTTAATGAAATGTTATTACAATTATTTCAAGAAGCGATTTTATATGCAGATAGTCCCACCACCCTTTATTTCTTAAATAAACGCTTTCAAGTTCGTAACGATTTTATCGAAGTGACCCACGATAAGGTGTTTGCAAAATATCCCTTTGCCTTGTTAGAAATTTTTTTATTCATGCAACAGTATCCCGAAATTAAGGGGATACGCGCCACGACCATTCGGTTAATTTTGCACTATATCCATTTGATTGATAAAGCCTTTCACCGAGATTTGCGGGTACGTAGTCTGTTCTATGAAATTATTCATCAACCACAGGGACTTACTCATGCGCTCCGCCGCATGAATAGTTATGGGATTCTATCGGCTTATATTCCGGCCTTTGGTCGAATTGTAGGGCAAATGCAATATGATTTATACCATGTTTATACCGTGGATCAACATAGTATTTTTGTGGTACGTAACCTAAGACGGTTCAGTATCTCCCAATATGCTCATGAATTTCCTTTATGTTCCAAAATTATTCAATCGCTTCCCAAACCAGAATTACTTTATCTCGCTGGATTATTTCATGACATTGGTAAAGGTCGGGGGGGTGATCATTCCGAATTAGGTGAAAAAGAAACCTTAAATTTTGCTCAAGCCCATGGCTTAAGCGATAATGATGCACGCTTAGTTGCTTGGTTGGTTCGTTATCATTTATTGATGTCTATCACGGCACAGCGTCAGGATACTTCTGATCCCAAAATCATTAAAAGCTTTGCGCAACAAATTGAGGAACCGATACGCCTAGATTATTTATATCTATTAACCGTAGCGGATATTCGGGCCACTAATCCTAATTTATGGAATAGTTGGAAAGACAAGTTACTGGCCGATTTATATCATAAAACCCGTGCCGCTTTGTTACCAGGAAATACCCTGACTTTAGATAAGCAGATTCATATCCAGGATATTAAAATCAAGGCATTACGATTACTCAATGATCTCGAGCAAGAACACCCGTTTTTATCTTTATGGGAAGATTTAGGTGATGATTATTTTCTCACTTCTTCACCCGAAGAAATTGTTCGAGAAACTCAAACGATTTTAAACCATTTACCCTCAACGGTTCCTCTCATTTTAGAACGCCAAAATGTACCTGGTAGTATGGCTTTTATTACGCTTTATCCTCAAGATCGAAACGATCTCTTTGCTAAAACCACCCATTTTTTAGAACAACAAGGTTTAACGATTGTTGATGCTTATATTGTCCCTACCCAGCTTGGGTACATTATGAGTGGTTATACCGTGTTAGCGGACGAAGGGACTCACCTCGATTTGCAAGGCGATTCTCCAATGCTCTTACAAAGTCTCAAAGCGGAATTAACTTGTGAAGCTAATTCGGCTTTTTCTCCAATTCAACGCCATTTACCCAGACAATTGAAACATTTTCCGGTACCCACTCGGATCACTTTTACTCAGGATCAGATGAATGATCATACGGTATTGGAACTAATTACCACGGATCGTCCCGGTGTTTTATCACGAGTTGCCCAAGCTTTTATGAGTTGTGGTGTATTCATTAAAAAAGCTAAAATTGCCACTTTTGGTAGTCGAGTTGAAGATATCTTTTTCATTACTGACTATAAACATCATGCTTTATATTCAGCTGATCAGTTGGATTGTTTACGTGAAAAGCTTTCTCTATTATTGGATGAAGACATGCCTAAGCAAAGTACTATTTCGATAACTTAATTAGAAAATTGGCACAAGAGTTAATTCAATTAACGATTGGTAAAGTCGACTAATTGGCAACCGCTGGGGGTACAACTTAAGAGCATTGCCCCTTGTTGATGCCACTCTCCCACAACCCAACGACAAGCGGGCAGCCCTTTAACTTCCAAGGGATACTGACCGGCACGATGAGTATGCCCATGAATGAGTTGATAAACACCTTGAGTTGCTAGAGCCGCAATAACAGCCTCGGTAGTGACATCCATTATGGCTTCAGCAGTTGTTTGCGTTTTCGTTTGACTGTAATTACGTACTTGTTTTGCCAATAACCGTCGTTGTTCTAGAGGTTGAGCTAAAAATTGCTGTTGCCAAATCGGATGACGTACTTGTTGCCGAAACTGCTGGTAATCAACATCCCGCGTACACAGCACATCTCCGTGCATTAGCAAAGTTGGCACACCATATAAATCGATCACACTCGGATCCGGAATGAGCTGACAACCGGTGCATTTAACAAAATCTTTCCCTAATAAAAAATCCCGATTGCCAGGCATAATTGAGACCACGACACCCGCCACTGTTAACTGATGTAATGCAATTAATATCGATTGATAACTCGGCTCATCATCATCATCTCCTAACCAAACTTCAAATAAATCACCTAAAATATAGAGTTTTTCTGCTGGTCGAGCACGGTCGGCTAAGAATTTTAGACACAGATCAGTTTTAGCTGGCCATCTGGAGTCAAGGTGCAAATCAGCAATAAACAGTGTTTCAGGCATAACGTCATTCAGAAATACATTCTCTTAATTTCACTAATTATGCTAAGGGAATATTAAAATCGAAATCGATTTCACGTTCAATCTTTTCTTCCCTGAACAAATCTTAATAAGAAAGAGAATCTGGTTTATCTGGATTCGATGGTGCGTCCGGTGGTTGAGCCGACTTATTGGCCGGTAAATTTTTAGAGAATTTATTTTCAGGTTTAGAGGTCTTATTTTCAGGTGATGTTGCCCCATTTTCTTTCAGTTTCACTGCTGATTTGACTTTATCATTATGAATCTCGATCTTTTCTGCCTTTGGGGCAAGTTTAGGTTTATCATGATTAACTGGCTTTGCTATAGACTCTTTTTTATCATCGCTGGCTTGGTCTTTTTTATTCGTTGCTGAGGGTTTTAAAGATTTTTCTTTTAAATCTTTTTTGCCCTCGCTGGCTTTATCCGCCGGTAGTGGTAGATTATTTTTATTAGTTGGCGCAGGTATTCCTTTTGGAGGTGCTTGCTCTATAGTCATTTTAGCGATTAAAATCGAAGTTTTAGGTACATTTTTTCTTAGCGGGCCAAAAGAACCGGTTTCAGTGGCTTGAATTTTATCCACCACATCCATGCCACCAATCATTTGACCAAAAACAGTGTAACCTAATTCTTCTCTTAATTCCTGATAATCAAGAGAATAATTATTATTAATATTAATAAAAAATTGCGAAGTGGCTGAATCTGGATCATCAAAATTCCGTGCCATAGCAACAGAGCCACGCAAATTTTTTAACCCATTCTTGCTCTCATTAGCAACGGGATCATGTGTTGGTTTCTTAGTATAGTCTGTTGTATACCCCCCCGCTTGAATGATGAAGTTTTTAATAACACGGTGGAATAGAGTTCCTTCATAGAAACCTTCTTTAGCATAACGAAGGAAATTTTCTACGGTTTTTGGTGCCTTATCCGGATAGAGTTCCATGATAATAATGCCCATATTGGTTTGTATTTTAACAACCGGAACTAATACTTCGCTGTACACAGTAGTCGTTAATAGTAATAATAAACACGTCGTTAAGTATTTCATTGCGATTCTCAGATTCAACCCAAATTAAATGATTAGAGATAAATTACTTCGTAACGAGACAAGAAATCACTTATTTATTAATTTGATGTGCAACTTTTATTATCAACCCATTGATTATAAAAAATATAACCATGTGCTGAAAATAGCCCACAGCATTTATTAATATTATCTTTATTGTGAATTCTAACAATTTTCCTTAACCTTTTTTTATTGCTATCTCGTGCGCACGCAACAAATCCTGTTATTAGGTTAAACGAAGGGAAAGAATATTAGGATTAGGATGTAGATTTAAATTATACCTTCTTTAAAAATAAATAATCAAATTGTATGTAACAGTTGAGGTACTTTTTCATTAGCAAGCCCCCGGTTACTCTACTTTACTGGCTAATCAGGTTAAGCAATCGATTGGCTTTCCAATCCCAAGGTGAGGGGGGACTACTGACTAGTATCGCACTCCCGAAATGAATCGGATTATTTCAAACCGGACCGGTCTTGAAGACCGGTCAAATTTACCGGCGTGAATAATCGGATTTATTTGCAGCGCATGGTACTAGGTCTTTAAATGCTAAACCTCTCGATCACTTGCATTTCACCTAACACCGCGTCACCGTGAATTTTTCCTCGGGCAAAAACCGCCATTTCTTTGATAATTTAGGCAACTCCGGCGCTATCGCTGCATGAAATTGTCCGAACTAGGTGTTAATAATACCTTAAAAACCCCTGCTTGATTGGCACGTTCAAAAGCACGTAATCCTTCCTGGAGAGAGAAATAGCTATCAATCAGCGGCAGCGGCGTAATGAGTTGTTGTTCTAATAATCGTAATGCGGGTGCCAACGGACCACACCGTGAACCGACTAATCGAATTTCATCCACCACCAGAGAGGAGAAGTTAATTGACATATCGCCTCGATAGGTACTTTTTAAGACAATGGTTCCGCCTGGGCGAATGATTTGACGTGCTAAGCTAAAACCGCTGGCTGAACCCGTCGCTTCAATGACAATATCAACAGTCTGTTGTGGAATAGTGGGTTCTTCTAACCAGGTAATTTGTTGTGCGGTTAATAATTGTTGCTGTTGTTCATGACGAGCAACCACTTGGAGATGACAACCGGTGAGTCTTAAAGTTTGAGCAATTAGTTGTCCTAACCGTCCAGCACCAATCACTGACACTTGGTGGGAAGGACTGATATGAACTTGTGCTTGAATGGCTAAGGCAGCGGCTACCGGTTCTGTAAAAACGGCGATTTCATCGGGTAGTGAAACCGGCACCGGTAAAAGATTTTTTAAGGGTAGACAAAGGTATTCAGCAAAAGCACCTGGTTGATTGCGAATACCCAAAACCCGACGTTGTTGGCAATGTTTGGGATAGCCGCTCAAACACCGATCACATTGACCACAAGTGACATTAATTTCACCCACCACTCGTTGTCCAATTCGTTCTGGCGCCGTGGGTGCTTGCACAATTTCACCCACAAATTCATGTCCTAAAATGCCCGTATAAGGATAATACCCGGTTACTAATTCTAAATCGGTAGCACAAATACCAGCCAAACGAACTTTTATGAGTGCTTCCTCTACTGATGGGGTTGGCAGAGGAATGTCATAGCGATAACTTAACTGATTATTTTCTAACCATAATGCTTGCATTGGTTTTATTGCATGAGATGAGCAAAGATAAAAAGGAAAAATAAAGGGACGATAGAGCCAAGCATAATCACCTTAAACAATGAAGGAGAAAGTTCTGATATTAATTCTTCTTGTCTTAAAATAGGTTCTGATGCTTTAATATAGGTGATTCCATTAATAACAATGGTATTTCGGGTTGTTTTAGGGATTAACATCGGGTTAGCTTCTCCACTATTGGCAATATTCGTTGATCGATAGCCCGTCTTATATCAAAAAGAATGCCTAATTTTCAGTAGATGCAACCCCTAACGATGACTTGATGAATTATCGTCATTGGTTAAGGATTTAATCCTAACGGATAACGCTTTTATTAGTGATGGCAACCGCAAGGGTTGTCCCTACTGGTGTAATTCTTGCTCAAGTTGCTTATAAGAGTGATGATTTTATGTCAGTGATGAAAATATTTCATAATCACTCTAAAAAAATATTTTTTTACCTAGAGGAAATAATTTATGTTGAGAAATATGAAACTCGTTACTAAGTTAGCGCTGGCTTTTTTCAGTATAGCGCTCATATTTTTTATAGCGAGTTCATTTTTTTTGCTAGAAAGCCGTCATGCCCTGTCAACGGCTGCGTTTAATCAATTAGAAAGCATTCGCGAGGATAAGAAAGCGCGAGTGGAAGATTTTTTCGCTGAACGCGAAAGTGACATGCACGTTTTGTTAAATATTATCAATTTTTTCCAACAAAATTCCTTTCAACAAGTTGAAACGATTAAAAACAATAAGAAATCTCAGCTAGAACAATATTTCCAAGAACGGTTGTATGATGTGACGATGGCTTCACAAAGTTCTACGATAGCAGAAGCGTTACAGCAATTTGATAAAACTTTACATCTGGCAGAGGAGGAAAAAAAAGCAGCTTGGCCAACTTTGGAGAAGAAGTTCGCAGTTGAACTGAATAAATTTAAGGAAAAACAAGGTTATTACAATCTGTTTCTTATCGCCAAGGATGGTGATATCGTCTATTCCGTTTCTGAACAGTTAGGTGTCGGTAACAATGTATTACAGGGTAAATTGAAAGACAGTTCCTTAACTCAAGCTTTTCAAAAAGGTTTGAAAGACGTTAGCATTCAAGATTTTTCTGCTGATATTAGTTCAGAAAAAAAGCCTCCCGTTCTCTTCTTGGCAGCACCGATTGTTTTAGACACGGACTTGTTGGGCGTGATAGTGCTGGGTATCGTTCCTGACTCCATCAATGCCATGGTAAGCAAGCACAATAACCTAAAACAACGGGAGGAAGTTTATTTGGTTGGTGCTCAAAATGGTCTGGTTAGCTATCGTAATGATAAAATATTATCAGAGCAAAAAATCTATGGCGTTGGCTATGAAACTAAAGGCAAAGAGATTGACCAAGCCTTGGCTGGACAATCGGGCACTCAAATTCAAATTGATGATAACAACCAGGTAAAAATAACCGGCTACGCACCTTTGGCTCTTCCTGGATTGAATTGGGGGATTATTGTCACGGTCGGTTTAGCAGAATCGATCAGCCCAATCCAAAATGGCGAAAAAGGAGATTTTCTAGCGAATTACATCAAGTATTACGATTATTACGACTTATTCTTAATTCATCCTCAAGGGTACATCTTTTATACCGTTAAACATGAAAAGGATTACCATAGCAACATTCTTACGGGTGAGTATGCCAAATCGGGATTAGGACAATTAGTTCAAACGGTATTAACGAGTAAAGCTTTT
Encoded here:
- a CDS encoding peptidyl-prolyl cis-trans isomerase B, whose protein sequence is MKYLTTCLLLLLTTTVYSEVLVPVVKIQTNMGIIIMELYPDKAPKTVENFLRYAKEGFYEGTLFHRVIKNFIIQAGGYTTDYTKKPTHDPVANESKNGLKNLRGSVAMARNFDDPDSATSQFFININNNYSLDYQELREELGYTVFGQMIGGMDVVDKIQATETGSFGPLRKNVPKTSILIAKMTIEQAPPKGIPAPTNKNNLPLPADKASEGKKDLKEKSLKPSATNKKDQASDDKKESIAKPVNHDKPKLAPKAEKIEIHNDKVKSAVKLKENGATSPENKTSKPENKFSKNLPANKSAQPPDAPSNPDKPDSLSY
- a CDS encoding zinc-containing alcohol dehydrogenase superfamily produces the protein MQALWLENNQLSYRYDIPLPTPSVEEALIKVRLAGICATDLELVTGYYPYTGILGHEFVGEIVQAPTAPERIGQRVVGEINVTCGQCDRCLSGYPKHCQQRRVLGIRNQPGAFAEYLCLPLKNLLPVPVSLPDEIAVFTEPVAAALAIQAQVHISPSHQVSVIGAGRLGQLIAQTLRLTGCHLQVVARHEQQQQLLTAQQITWLEEPTIPQQTVDIVIEATGSASGFSLARQIIRPGGTIVLKSTYRGDMSINFSSLVVDEIRLVGSRCGPLAPALRLLEQQLITPLPLIDSYFSLQEGLRAFERANQAGVFKVLLTPSSDNFMQR
- a CDS encoding signal transduction histidine kinase, with translation MINSKIFSVKHKIADRFNLYVILFSIVVTLFITTLQLYLDYKQDLQKIERRLQQISDSYLQVISYHLWQNNQKQLHALLEGILQLAEVQYISITFHNQIVAAQGQPPNHAVLTKDFPIFSSKAKNYVGTLQVMAERANVNKPLFNQGLILLATNALLMGGFALIILWISHYWIIRHVHKIANYVQYLESEPLEQRLVLDRTEENKSPADELEQIVIAINQLRLNLQKAYKSLQENKQETQDLLKAALIGLGLWRLDGTLVTVNPAYAQIIGRHVAETLKLNYWNDIVVEEDIAAEKAQLQTLKPGERYGPYEKEYRHKDGYYVPVRLSALIIEREGTYYAWSHVENITRQKWAAIELQQAKQKAEQASLSKSQFLANMGHELRTPMNVIVGYSEMLEEEIKELERPNLLKDIKSVHAAAKLLLGVIDGILDISRIEVGKMQLFAEDFDLNFMIQSVINTIQPLLENRANNLQLLGENNLGEVHTDLTKVRQILFNLLSNASKFTEQGTITLEVKRLTEAKHEWIIFRVSDEGIGMTSEQQADLFQVFIQADASTTRQYGGSGLGLAIVKHFTEMLGGTIHVESQFGKGSRFTVRLPAYLAVEPVKNITQDNSVRKPEIPVQEGVLLVIDDDETVHQMLEAYLSKMGYQVVVASNGIEGLKLAKKLHPTAITLDVMMPGMDGWEVLSQLKADPDLAHIPVIMLTMMEDQEMGYSLGASEYLTKPISRHQLINILRKYRTANAPNMVMVVEDDPAARELLVRLLHRVGWQVIEAENGKMALQRLEKYQPDLILLDLMMPEMDGFEFIIHLRQHPVYSSTPVVVLTAKDLSVEDRTWLNNRVNTIFQKGAYNRDELMTELRQLLIGTIPHLQSTQTDHE
- a CDS encoding UDP-2,3-diacylglucosamine hydrolase, encoding MPETLFIADLHLDSRWPAKTDLCLKFLADRARPAEKLYILGDLFEVWLGDDDDEPSYQSILIALHQLTVAGVVVSIMPGNRDFLLGKDFVKCTGCQLIPDPSVIDLYGVPTLLMHGDVLCTRDVDYQQFRQQVRHPIWQQQFLAQPLEQRRLLAKQVRNYSQTKTQTTAEAIMDVTTEAVIAALATQGVYQLIHGHTHRAGQYPLEVKGLPACRWVVGEWHQQGAMLLSCTPSGCQLVDFTNR
- a CDS encoding UTP-GlnB uridylyltransferase, GlnD yields the protein MDEIMYVANYIDQQLFNSQQFENELTANGSKLNIFRNALQQGQRILKTRFQATHNATEYVNQRTWLVDQMILQIQQQLCTCPDTKQVAIVAVGGYGRGELHPGSDIDLLFLLSQPPNLATQNCIERFITFLWDIRLEVGQSVRTLAECEQQVANDISVATNLMEARLITGSADLFTEMQFRLSSDNIWRSKDFFAAKLAEQKQRHLKYHDTAYNLEPNIKEGPGGLRDIQTIAWVAKRHFNASTLHDLVEQGFITEKEYHSLLKAQAFLWQIRCFLHLIANRREDRLLFDYQRTLATALGYTDDEAGLGVEKLMKQYYRTAKEISSLNEMLLQLFQEAILYADSPTTLYFLNKRFQVRNDFIEVTHDKVFAKYPFALLEIFLFMQQYPEIKGIRATTIRLILHYIHLIDKAFHRDLRVRSLFYEIIHQPQGLTHALRRMNSYGILSAYIPAFGRIVGQMQYDLYHVYTVDQHSIFVVRNLRRFSISQYAHEFPLCSKIIQSLPKPELLYLAGLFHDIGKGRGGDHSELGEKETLNFAQAHGLSDNDARLVAWLVRYHLLMSITAQRQDTSDPKIIKSFAQQIEEPIRLDYLYLLTVADIRATNPNLWNSWKDKLLADLYHKTRAALLPGNTLTLDKQIHIQDIKIKALRLLNDLEQEHPFLSLWEDLGDDYFLTSSPEEIVRETQTILNHLPSTVPLILERQNVPGSMAFITLYPQDRNDLFAKTTHFLEQQGLTIVDAYIVPTQLGYIMSGYTVLADEGTHLDLQGDSPMLLQSLKAELTCEANSAFSPIQRHLPRQLKHFPVPTRITFTQDQMNDHTVLELITTDRPGVLSRVAQAFMSCGVFIKKAKIATFGSRVEDIFFITDYKHHALYSADQLDCLREKLSLLLDEDMPKQSTISIT